The following proteins are encoded in a genomic region of Magallana gigas chromosome 1, xbMagGiga1.1, whole genome shotgun sequence:
- the LOC136272645 gene encoding zinc finger protein 862-like: protein MYCIYCRTFPECANKSSALFKGTGNFRIDPLISHDKTSEHFVASKRYFTRNKICDQNNNGPGLRKNSDEPCSSSAIEKYREKLLPAVSRTEIAKAMYRLSDEEKKKMTVLFNTAYAVAKNGKPFSDYLYLYELNKLNGLDFGGQYNNIHACENFIEAIGQTYREKIRDEILKTNCVSILADGSTDAAVLEQEIVYLRYVQPYSGVPVCRQIDIVAVQSSDATGILAALHQAVDKGLNINMSDLHPNHKVTPSLMMANFDGASVNFGSKSGVVVKLKEDFPELLSLQCVAHKLELSILDAVKSWKYLSDFFEEVIKGIFKFYHYSLKRRRELKAISEILEKDLVHFSSVKQVRWLASKSRALDAVKKNLEQVVTHLEHNNLSSKCTDSSSKALGYVKKIKTVKFVKVLHFMLDFLPIVAEMSKAFQSESVLLFEVPILIQGVILALESLKTNPGTHMKEFLDMFDSETCKYGNVKLTNKP, encoded by the exons ATGTACTGTATTTACTGCAGAACATTTCCAGAATGTGCAAACAAATCAAGTGCTCTATTCAAGGGTACCGGTAATTTCAGAATTGATCCACTTATTTCGCATGATAAGACAAGCGAACATTTCGTAGCAAGTAAACGTTATTTTaccagaaataaaatttgtgacCAGAATAACAATGGACCCGGATTGAGAAAAAATTCAGACGAACCCTGTAGTAGTAGTGCTATAGAGAAATACAGAGAAAAGCTGTTACCAGCCGTTTCAAGGACAGAAATTGCCAAAGCAATGTACAGATTATCggatgaagaaaagaaaaaaatgaccgTCCTCTTTAATACAGCATATGCAGTTGCAAAGAATGGAAAGCCCTTTAGTGATTATCtctatttgtatgaattgaATAAGTTAAATGGTTTAGATTTTGGTGGCCAATACAATAACATTCATGcttgtgaaaatttcattgaagcCATAGGTCAAACATATCGTGAGAAAATTCGGGATGAAATTCTGAAGACAAACTGTGTTAGTATTCTTGCAGATGGTTCAACTGATGCTGCTGTATTGGAACAGGAAATTGTATACTTGCG ATATGTCCAGCCATATTCTGGAGTTCCTGTATGTAGGCAAATTGACATTGTAGCTGTCCAATCATCAGATGCCACTGGGATCCTTGCTGCACTGCACCAGGCTGTGGACAAAGGCTTGAATATCAACATGAGTGATCTGCATCCAAATCACAAGGTGACACCATCTCTTATGATGGCCAACTTTGATGGAGCATCTGTGAACTTTGGATCCAAATCAGGAGTTGTTGTAAAACTGAAGGAAGACTTTCCAGAACTGTTATCTTTGCAATGTGTGGCACATAAATTAGAGCTGTCAATTTTAGATGCTGTTAAATCTTGGAAATATCTCAGTGATTTTTTTGAAGAGGTTATCAAAGGCATTTTTAAGTTCTATCACTACTCTCTAAAACGAAGGAGGGAATTAAAGGCTATTTCAGAAATACTGGAAAAGGATCTTGTACATTTTTCAAGTGTTAAGCAGGTCAGATGGCTTGCTAGCAAGTCTAGAGCTCTTGatgctgtgaaaaaaaatttggaacaGGTTGTTACCCATTTAGAGCACAATAATTTGTCCAGTAAGTGTACAGATAGTTCAAGCAAAGCTCTTGGttatgtgaaaaaaatcaaaacagtcAAATTTGTCAAAGTCTTGCATTTTATGCTTGATTTTTTACCTATTGTTGCAGAGATGTCAAAAGCTTTTCAATCTGAGTCAGTGTTGTTGTTTGAAGTACCAATACTTATTCAAGGGGTTATATTGGCACTTGAATCACTGAAAACAAATCCAGGAACTCATATGAAAGAATTCCTAGATATGTTTGATAGTGAGACATGCAAATATGGCAATGTAAAGTTGACAAACAAACCCTAG